One window from the genome of Mesoplodon densirostris isolate mMesDen1 chromosome 17, mMesDen1 primary haplotype, whole genome shotgun sequence encodes:
- the CYSLTR2 gene encoding LOW QUALITY PROTEIN: cysteinyl leukotriene receptor 2 (The sequence of the model RefSeq protein was modified relative to this genomic sequence to represent the inferred CDS: deleted 1 base in 1 codon), with protein MENNLGSAELKKKLFFFTLFTCQPCFLSCTSTRVSEGELKNIFTASEVYLQTIYLGSIERKPVSLPPSTSISEMEPSGNFSNHNGNRNCTIETFKREFYPIVYLLIFIWGALGNGFSIYVFLQPYKKSTSVNVFMLNLAISDLLFTTTLPFRVDYYLRGSNWIFGDLTCRIMSFSMYVNMYSSIYFLAVLSVVRFLATVHPFRLLHAPSIKNAWILCGVIWIFITASSTVLLKNGSELKGNVTSCLELNPNKFIKLKTMNHIALVVGFLLPFCTLSICYLLIIRALLKAEVPESGLRPSHRKALTTIVIALIIFLLCFLPYHILRTLHLVEWTVDKCKESLHKAVAITLALAAANSCFNPVLYYFAGENFKDRLKSTLRKYHSQQTKCSFLVCVCVWLKKETRV; from the exons atggaaaataatttgggaagtgctgaattaaagaaaaaactt tttttttttacattatttacatGCCAACCGTGTTTTCTGAGTTGCACTTCCACACGGGTCTCTGAAGGAGAATTGAAAAACATATTTACTGCATCAGAAGTGTATTTACAAACCATATATTTGGGTAG catTGAGAGAAAACCTGTGTCCTTACCTCCGTCCACCTCCATATCAGAAATGGAGCCCAGCGGCAACTTCAGCAATCACAATGGCAACAGGAACTGTACAATTGAAACCTTCAAGAGAGAATTTTACCCCATCGTGTACCTGTTAATATTTATCTGGGGAGCCTTGGGGAATGGCTTTTCCATATATGTTTTCCTGCAACCTTATAAGAAGTCCACATCTGTGAATGTTTTCATGCTAAATCTGGCCATTTCCGATCTCTTGTTCACAACCACACTGCCCTTCAGGGTTGACTATTATCTCAGAGGCTCCAACTGGATATTTGGGGACCTAACCTGCAGAATTATGTCTTTTTCTATGTATGTCAACATGTACAGCAGCATTTATTTCCTGGCTGTGTTGAGTGTTGTGCGTTTCCTGGCAACTGTTCACCCCTTCCGGCTCCTTCATGCCCCTAGCATCAAGAACGCCTGGATTTTATGTGGGGTCATATGGATCTTTATCACGGCTTCCTCAACAGTGCTTCTGAAAAATGGCTCTGAGCTGAAGGGCAATGTCACATCGTGCTTGGAGCTGAATCCCAATAAATTTATTAAACTGAAGACCATGAACCACATTGCCTTGGTGGTGGGCTTTCTGCTGCCATTCTGCACGCTCAGCATCTGTTATCTGCTGATCATTCGAGCTTTGTTAAAGGCGGAGGTCCCAGAATCAGGGCTGCGTCCTTCTCACAGGAAAGCACTAACCACCATCGTCATTGCCTTGATCATCTTCCTCCTGTGCTTCCTGCCCTATCATATACTGAGAACCCTCCACTTGGTCGAGTGGACAGTGGATAAATGCAAAGAGAGTCTGCATAAAGCTGTGGCCATCACACTGGCTTTGGCAGCGGCCAACAGCTGCTTCAACCCTGTGCTCTATTACTTTGCTGGCGAGAATTTTAAGGACAGACTAAAGTCTACACTCAGGAAATATCATTCACAGCAAACAAAGTGCagctttcttgtgtgtgtgtgtgtgtggttaaaaaaggaaacaagagtGTAA